The Candidatus Peregrinibacteria bacterium nucleotide sequence TTCCCGGATCAGAGACGGCAAGTACGAGAAGGTGTATTATTCTTCGAAGTGCATGACCTGCCCAAGATTTTTGCTCTGGAGAAAGCTTATCTCCGTCTTTTTCTATCCTATTGGAGAGCTCATGAATAAGGTCTATTCCGCTTTGCGAGCCTTCACGTTTTAATTCCTGTCCCATAGAGTAAAAATGAAAAATGATTAATTAATAAATTCATGATTTCTTTGAATTTCTCAGGGCACTCCGCTGTATTTTATAAGATTTTTAGTATTTTGTCAATTTCGTGCTCATTTTGCGGATCCTCGACAAAGAAGAAAAACTGTGCCAAATTTTCCACAAAGATTTTTTTCTTTTAAAGATGCCAACTTCGTTAACGCTTTTCATTGCTCCAATATTCGCACTTTCCCTCAGTATTTTCTTGGGAATCGGTATTCTCCATTTCTTTCCAAAGTGGGGAATTCTTGATCGACCTCTAAAATACGGTCATACAAGAAAACCTATTCCATATCCTGGAGGCATTGCCATTTTTATAGCATTTACCATCACCATTCTTCTCTTTCTTCCATTGGATTTCAAAATGATAGGATTTCTCTGCGGAGGAGCACTTCTCACCGTCGTGTCATTTACTGATGATCGATATGGCGTTTCGCCGATCCTCAGGCTCTTTCTCCAAATTTTTGTGACAGGAATCCTCATCTGGAGCGGGACAAAAATTGTATATATTTCAGATCCACTCGGGGGAACTGCGTTTGAACTCACGCCTTTCTTTTCCACTGTGATCACGGTGATGTGGGTTATTATCCTCATCAATACATTGAATTGGCTTGATGGAGTTCCTGGAGTCGCGTCTGGCGCTTCCGCTCTTTCTGGAATTTTTCTCGGAGTACTTTCCCTAACGCCGCTCGTAAATCAACAGGAACTCGCTGCCATGGGATTTATTTTTGGAGCGGCAAATCTTGGATTTACCTTTTTTAATTTTCCTCCGCCAAAAATGCTGAATGGCGACACAGGAGCAATGTTTTCTGGATTTGCAATTGCGGCATTTTCCATTTTTTCAGGCGGGAAAATGGCAACGGCATTTTTAGTCCTCGCAATTCCGCTTTTTGACGCAGCATCAGTGGTCTTTCATCGACTTCGGCAAAAGAAATCACCATTTCATGGGAATGATAAACGCCATCTTCACGATGAGCTTCTCAAAAAAGGATGGAAAGAAATTCACATCATGGTGCTCTTCCTTGGAATTTCCAGCATACTTGGCGTCTCCACTCTTTACTTGAGAACACTGGGGAAGATAATTATCCTCGGCATTATTGGAATAGTTGTGTTCGCATTGTCGTGGCAGAATCAAAAAAAGTAGAAAACGACACGGCACCGTGTCGCCTTCATTCCTGTCATTCAAAATCTCCTTCTTCGTTTGCCATTCATCTGTTTCCTTTTTTTCTGTTTTTGGAACTTCTCAATTTGCTTTATCGGATTCAAAATATCCTTAAAGTGCGGGTGTCTTTTTAAAAAACGAATCCACCATGCGCCAAAAAGCACCAAAGCAGCAACCCAAATCAGATTTTTTGGATTTGAGAATGAATTTCCGATAAAAATTTCATACAATGCTTCCGGCCAGACTCCAAGAAGGGTTGCCCAAAAATAATGTTTGAATCGAATGGAAGAGAGTCCACTGCCGATATTTACCGGGTCAAATGGAAGAAAAATAAGCAAACGAATAAGAAAGACAGTAAAAAACCCACGTTCTTTAACAGCCGCGTCAAATCTTTTCAGGCGTTCACTTTCGTGCTCTGCAACCCATTCTCGTCCAAGAAGTCTTCCGAGTCCAAAGGAGAGAATTGCAGAGAGAAACATTCCGCTTCCGATAAGAAAAAATGCGAGCCAGAATCTTCCGGGAAGGACAAATGCGATGAGCGGCCCCAGAATTCCAACCGGAATAAAAATAATAGTACGGAGAACATAGAGAAGAAGAATCACAAGAATCATTTCATGAATATTTTCCCCAATATATTGCTTCAGGAGAGAAGCACCTTCCTTTATCGTGCTATGTTCCAGAAAAAGAGCTGTTCCAATAATTCCTGCGATGAGCAGAACTCCCCAGATGAGAAAAAGAGTAATTTTGAATAATTTTTTATACCGAAGAAGCATTTCGGAAGACAAAAATCGGTGCGCACATTGTAAGGAGAAAGATAGAAAAACAAAAGGCAGAGATGAACACGTGGCACATCTTCTTTTTTAGAGTATGGAAAAATAATCTCGCGCTATTTGCTGCTATAGAGTCCGACAATGTCTGCGGATGCGACAATATGTCCCTCCATCTCCCTTTCCACATCAAACTTTGTAGAGCCTTCTTTGAGATTAATCATGGCATCAAGTGCATACAATTTGAAGAAATATCGATGCGTTCCTGACGGTGGACATGGTCCTTCATATCCATTTGTTCCAGAACTATTTTTTCCTTGAACAGCATTTGCGGGAACAGTATTTTCTCCAATTTGAGAAACAGTAGGATCAATATTCCACAGAATCCAATGATCCCATGTTCCTGCCGGCGCATCAGGATCATCCACAAGAAGAACAAGGCTTTTTGCTGCTTTTGGTGGATTTGAAAGAGAAAGAGGAGGATTTACACCTTTCCCATCACATGAATATACTGAGGGAATTGCAGTATTTGCTGAAAATGCTGAGCTCGAAATTGTGAGAGGAAGTTCTGGTGGTACTACGGTCTCATCATTTGGAGGAGAAATATCAGAATTGGCGTCGGGCTTCGAAACTTCAGAAGTCGGCAGATTTGTCGGCTCTTTTTTTTCAGATTTTTGAGGAGAAGAACATGCACTGAAAGTGAGGAGAAGTGAGAGCGCGAAAATTGGGAAAGGATTTTTCATAGAAGGAGAAAAGTAGAGTTTTTTTAAATATCATCTAATCGAGTGGTGGATGAGGCAAACTTGATTTCCTCGATGAAAGTGAGTGTGGGAAGAGGTCCTTCGACTCCTCCGCTAAAGCCCCAAGGGGGTCACTTTGTGGCGGAGTCGCCCCCGTTCAGGGACTGGGACTGAGTCCTTCATGATCGAATGCCCTTCGACAAGCTCAGGGCATTCGACTCGTATGTTGTTCTGAAGAAAAAATGGCCGAAGGCCATGAGCGAGGAGCGAAGCGACGAGTCGAATGGTGTCACGGGGCAGATTTGAACTGCCGACCTCCGGGTTATGAATCCGACGCTCTTACCGACTGAGCTACCGTGACGTAATAACGAATCCTTGGAAAAGAACACATATTTTTCGTCAGAAAAACGCCAAAAACTTTCTTAAACTCATGCGAGGCATTGTCTCGACGAAAACGTGAAGAAAGCGTACGGGAAAAAAACAAAGAATTCAATATTTTTAAAAAGATAGGGAAAAGCTTGTGTTTTCCGCGTCTTTTCTCTAGAATTACGCCCCGCAATTTCTCTTTACTCACGGAATTATGAAAAAAGGTATTCATCCAGCTGCATACGCAACAAAAGTAGCCTGTTCATGCGGAGCTACATACACTATTCAGGGAACTGTTCCCGAACTCCATACAGAAGTTTGTATGAAATGCCATCCGCATTATACCGGAGAACGAAAGCTCCTTGATACTGAAGGAAGGGCAACAAAATTCATGGCGAAATTTAAAAATGCGAAAAAGAAATAATCGTTTTCAGGATTCTATGTTTCGAAAGTTTTTTTTCATTACTGCAGTCTTGGGGGGCTTTCTCCTCATGAATGGAGGAGTTTTTCCATCTGCTGAAGCTGAGCAGTCGTATGGAATCTGTTCTACATGCACAAAAAACTGCGATGAACTCGGAATTCCGTGGCATGAAACTTCTTGTCGCGTGAAATTTGATTCTCCGCATACTCCTCATATTACGGCTCCAGAGTGTCCAAAAGGATCTTCGTATAGAAGTGAAGAAAAAAAGTGTATGTGTTTTGAAGGAATGTTTTCGTATTCTCGAGAAGGCGGCATATGTGTGAATGATCTTCCGCTCGAAACTCTTTGTGAAAGTGCATTTGGAAAACACATCACCTCCTCAGAAACAGCAAACGCGTGTTTTTGTCGAGAAGGATATGAAATGAAAAATGGAAAATGTCTCGAAAAAACTGATGAAAACATTTCTTCCATTCCGACAAAAGATCTTCTGAGTCATACGCGTTTTGGCTACGGAAGAGATTTTTATGAAAACTTAGGAGATTTTTGGAGAATTGCCTCACGAATACTTGTGAGCGAAAAAGCAAGATCAGCAGAAATACGCTGGAAACTCACCTCGGAAGAAGAAAGAGCAAAAGTTTCTGGATACTCGATACTCATTTGGGATACTGAGAAATCGGCATGGGCATTCAGCGCTTCGCTCAAGGGAGGAGTTCGAAGTGTCACATTTCCTCTCGAAAACAAACACACGTACAAGATCCACATCACGGCTTTTGACTCGCGAAATGAAGTCATGAATACCATACAGTTTTACGTCGAATCATAAAATTTTCTGTCGTCACGCTCCGTCGACAGAAAATGAAGACGAGTATTCCCGTACGGAAGCCAAAAAAATTAGATCACGTTTTTTTTGATATGAAATTTCTTGGCGGCAATTTCATGATAGAGAAAGAATTTTCTGTCATTCTATGCTTTGTGCACGGAAATTATTTTCCTCATTCATCCTCTCTCTGACGCTCGCACTCCTTTTCTGGTGTAGAGGAGTGTCTCTTGCTTCTGCAGATGAATTGGAACCAGTTCCACCGGAAAATCCCGGAGAAACAGGAGAAGAACCAGATCTCTTGCCGCTTCTCCTCAATGAAATTGATCTCGAAGCAGAATTTTTGGAAATATGGAATCCAAATGAAGAAGCAGTGGATATTTCACATATGCAATTTTCAGAAATTTCAGGTGCAAATGAGGTTCGCCATAATTTCAGCGATTTTACAGCAGAGACAAATCTTGCTGCTCAAGGGTTTCTCGTTCTCCATATGTCGAGAAAATTAAATAATACCGGAGAAGTGATCAAGCTTTTTGAAAATGCGGAAACGGAAGTTTTTTTTGAATCGAGAGAAATTCCGAAATCAGAATCTGGAAAAAGTTATTCGAGAAATGATACTGGAGAATTTTCTTGGGAAATTCCAACGCCGGGAGAGCCAAATCAAAAAGAGGATCCAGAGGAAGACCCCGGAGCCGGAGACCCTCCAGGCGAAGAACCTCCTGAAGAAGAAATTTCAGAAGAAGATTTACAGAATATTCTTCTGAATGAAGTTGATATTTTTTCGGAATTTATTGAAATTTGGAATTCCGGAGCGAAAGAACTTTCACTCAAAAACCTTCAATTCTCAGAACGTTCAGGAACAAAAGAAG carries:
- a CDS encoding undecaprenyl/decaprenyl-phosphate alpha-N-acetylglucosaminyl 1-phosphate transferase produces the protein MPTSLTLFIAPIFALSLSIFLGIGILHFFPKWGILDRPLKYGHTRKPIPYPGGIAIFIAFTITILLFLPLDFKMIGFLCGGALLTVVSFTDDRYGVSPILRLFLQIFVTGILIWSGTKIVYISDPLGGTAFELTPFFSTVITVMWVIILINTLNWLDGVPGVASGASALSGIFLGVLSLTPLVNQQELAAMGFIFGAANLGFTFFNFPPPKMLNGDTGAMFSGFAIAAFSIFSGGKMATAFLVLAIPLFDAASVVFHRLRQKKSPFHGNDKRHLHDELLKKGWKEIHIMVLFLGISSILGVSTLYLRTLGKIIILGIIGIVVFALSWQNQKK
- a CDS encoding TVP38/TMEM64 family protein produces the protein MLLRYKKLFKITLFLIWGVLLIAGIIGTALFLEHSTIKEGASLLKQYIGENIHEMILVILLLYVLRTIIFIPVGILGPLIAFVLPGRFWLAFFLIGSGMFLSAILSFGLGRLLGREWVAEHESERLKRFDAAVKERGFFTVFLIRLLIFLPFDPVNIGSGLSSIRFKHYFWATLLGVWPEALYEIFIGNSFSNPKNLIWVAALVLFGAWWIRFLKRHPHFKDILNPIKQIEKFQKQKKRKQMNGKRRRRF
- a CDS encoding YbhB/YbcL family Raf kinase inhibitor-like protein codes for the protein MKNPFPIFALSLLLTFSACSSPQKSEKKEPTNLPTSEVSKPDANSDISPPNDETVVPPELPLTISSSAFSANTAIPSVYSCDGKGVNPPLSLSNPPKAAKSLVLLVDDPDAPAGTWDHWILWNIDPTVSQIGENTVPANAVQGKNSSGTNGYEGPCPPSGTHRYFFKLYALDAMINLKEGSTKFDVEREMEGHIVASADIVGLYSSK
- the rpmE gene encoding 50S ribosomal protein L31, with amino-acid sequence MKKGIHPAAYATKVACSCGATYTIQGTVPELHTEVCMKCHPHYTGERKLLDTEGRATKFMAKFKNAKKK
- a CDS encoding fibronectin type III domain-containing protein is translated as MFRKFFFITAVLGGFLLMNGGVFPSAEAEQSYGICSTCTKNCDELGIPWHETSCRVKFDSPHTPHITAPECPKGSSYRSEEKKCMCFEGMFSYSREGGICVNDLPLETLCESAFGKHITSSETANACFCREGYEMKNGKCLEKTDENISSIPTKDLLSHTRFGYGRDFYENLGDFWRIASRILVSEKARSAEIRWKLTSEEERAKVSGYSILIWDTEKSAWAFSASLKGGVRSVTFPLENKHTYKIHITAFDSRNEVMNTIQFYVES